In the Bradyrhizobium guangzhouense genome, one interval contains:
- a CDS encoding DUF4339 domain-containing protein translates to MASWFYASEGKQQGPYPDGQFRDLIAQGVVRPDTLVWSEGMAGWQKAAEIPGLISGGGTPPIIPGGGPPMTAGGAYAGAGSAAGGSLSVDFGIVDFTWRTLVMLILSCLVIPVPWVFVWYTKWIVSCIKVPGRPNLSFTGNAMTMVPWFFGFIVLAVVVGYSGVQVLNLALFLVEIVLYWMLLKWIVANLASNGQPLGLSFNGSIVGYIGWNLLFAVSMITIIGWAWVAAAQLRWIYRNIEGTRREIIFKGTGLGILWRGIVAAFLSGFLIPIPWVYRWIMNWFASQTELAPRGSR, encoded by the coding sequence ATGGCGAGTTGGTTTTATGCATCCGAGGGCAAGCAGCAGGGGCCCTATCCGGACGGGCAATTCCGCGATCTGATCGCACAGGGCGTCGTGCGCCCGGACACGTTGGTGTGGTCCGAGGGCATGGCCGGCTGGCAGAAGGCCGCCGAAATTCCAGGATTGATCTCGGGCGGCGGCACACCGCCGATCATTCCGGGCGGGGGCCCGCCGATGACGGCGGGTGGCGCCTATGCCGGCGCCGGCAGCGCGGCCGGCGGATCGCTATCGGTCGATTTCGGGATCGTCGACTTCACCTGGCGCACGCTGGTGATGCTGATCCTCTCGTGCCTCGTCATCCCGGTGCCGTGGGTGTTCGTCTGGTACACGAAATGGATCGTGTCCTGCATCAAGGTCCCCGGCCGGCCAAACCTGTCCTTCACCGGCAATGCGATGACGATGGTGCCCTGGTTCTTCGGCTTCATCGTTCTGGCTGTCGTCGTCGGCTATTCCGGCGTCCAGGTGCTGAACCTTGCGCTCTTTCTCGTCGAGATCGTCCTGTACTGGATGCTGCTCAAGTGGATTGTCGCCAACCTCGCCTCCAACGGGCAGCCGCTGGGCCTCAGCTTCAACGGATCGATCGTCGGCTATATCGGCTGGAACCTGCTGTTCGCGGTCTCCATGATCACCATCATCGGATGGGCTTGGGTCGCTGCCGCCCAGCTGCGCTGGATCTACCGCAATATCGAGGGCACGCGCCGCGAGATCATCTTCAAAGGCACCGGGCTCGGAATCCTCTGGCGCGGAATCGTGGCGGCGTTCCTGTCCGGCTTCCTGATCCCGATCCCGTGGGTCTATCGCTGGATCATGAACTGGTTCGCCTCGCAGACCGAGCTCGCGCCGCGCGGCTCGCGCTGA
- the tesB gene encoding acyl-CoA thioesterase II codes for MSKSLIDLISILDLEQLEVNLFRGNSPKTSWQRVFGGQVIGQAMVAACRTVEGRLPHSLHCYFILPGDPQIPIIYQVERLRDGKSYSTRRVTAIQHGNAIFSIMVSFHAEEESAFDHQDKMPDVPPPEKLTAEEVAKQPMFREMPEFIRRYYESDRPIELRPVELGRYFGQKIEDGRIHVWIKTAAKLPDDPALHMCALAYASDFSLLDAIMARYGRTLFDKRMMPASLDHAMWFHRPFRADEWLLYAQDSPSAQSGRGLTRGSIFKPDGTLIASVAQEGSVRERRS; via the coding sequence ATGTCCAAAAGCCTGATCGACCTGATTTCGATCCTCGATCTCGAGCAGCTCGAGGTGAATTTGTTCCGCGGCAACAGCCCGAAGACGAGCTGGCAGCGGGTGTTCGGCGGACAGGTGATCGGCCAGGCGATGGTGGCGGCGTGCCGCACCGTCGAGGGGCGGCTGCCGCATTCGCTGCATTGCTATTTCATCCTGCCGGGCGATCCGCAGATCCCGATCATCTACCAGGTCGAGCGCCTGCGCGACGGCAAGAGCTATTCGACACGCCGCGTCACCGCCATCCAGCATGGCAATGCGATATTCTCGATCATGGTGTCGTTCCATGCCGAGGAAGAGAGCGCATTCGACCACCAGGACAAGATGCCTGACGTGCCGCCGCCCGAGAAGCTCACGGCGGAGGAGGTGGCGAAGCAGCCGATGTTCCGCGAGATGCCGGAGTTCATCCGCCGCTATTACGAATCCGATCGCCCGATCGAGCTGCGCCCGGTCGAGCTCGGCCGTTATTTCGGCCAGAAGATCGAGGACGGCCGCATCCACGTCTGGATCAAGACGGCGGCGAAGCTGCCCGATGATCCGGCGCTGCACATGTGTGCGCTGGCCTATGCCTCGGATTTCTCGCTGCTGGATGCGATCATGGCGCGCTATGGCCGCACGCTGTTCGACAAGCGCATGATGCCGGCAAGCCTCGACCACGCAATGTGGTTTCACCGCCCGTTCCGCGCCGACGAATGGCTGCTCTACGCGCAGGATTCGCCGAGCGCGCAATCGGGCCGCGGCCTGACCCGCGGCTCGATCTTCAAGCCCGACGGCACGCTGATCGCCTCCGTCGCGCAGGAAGGTTCCGTGCGCGAGCGGAGGAGCTGA
- a CDS encoding ubiquinone biosynthesis hydroxylase: MSVQGHIVIGGGAFAGLALALALRQGLGPEIPVIVADPALATRPSRDPRATAIVAACRRLFEALGAWDDVRAEAQPILDMVVTDSKLEDATRPTFLNFAGDVAPGEPFAHMVENRRLIDALVVRAEAAGIDLRATTVSSYDARSEGIDVTLGDGSVIAASLLVAADGAKSKLRERADIATHGWEYDQSGIVVTVGHERDHEGRAEEHFLPAGPFAILPLTGKRSSLVWTERRTEAARIIALSDEEFHAELERRFGLHLGEVKALDKPRAFPLSYFVARSFVAERLALVGDSAHVIHPIAGQGLNMGLKDVAALAEVVVDAARLGMDLGGADVLDRYQRWRRFDTMAMGVATNSLNFLFSNQSTLLRTVRDIGLGIVDRTPPLKNLFIRQAAGLTGEIPKLLKGEAL; this comes from the coding sequence ATGTCGGTACAGGGTCACATTGTCATCGGTGGCGGCGCGTTTGCGGGCTTGGCGCTCGCGTTGGCGCTACGGCAGGGGCTCGGGCCCGAGATTCCCGTCATCGTCGCCGACCCCGCTCTCGCCACGCGGCCGAGCCGCGATCCGCGTGCGACCGCGATCGTGGCGGCCTGCCGCCGCCTGTTCGAGGCGCTCGGCGCCTGGGACGATGTGAGAGCTGAAGCGCAGCCGATTCTCGACATGGTCGTCACGGATTCGAAGCTGGAGGACGCCACGCGTCCGACGTTCCTGAATTTCGCCGGCGATGTCGCGCCCGGCGAGCCCTTCGCGCATATGGTCGAGAACCGCCGCCTGATCGACGCGCTGGTCGTCCGTGCCGAAGCTGCCGGCATCGATCTTCGCGCAACCACCGTGTCGTCCTACGATGCGCGCAGCGAGGGCATCGACGTCACGCTCGGCGACGGCAGCGTGATTGCGGCGAGCTTGCTCGTCGCAGCCGACGGTGCGAAGTCCAAACTTCGCGAGCGCGCGGACATCGCCACCCATGGCTGGGAATACGATCAATCCGGCATCGTCGTCACCGTCGGCCACGAGCGGGATCATGAAGGCCGCGCCGAAGAGCACTTTTTGCCCGCGGGTCCGTTTGCCATTCTACCGCTCACCGGCAAGCGCTCCTCGCTGGTCTGGACCGAGCGCCGCACTGAGGCCGCCCGCATCATCGCGCTCAGCGACGAGGAATTCCACGCCGAGCTCGAGCGACGTTTTGGTCTGCATCTCGGCGAGGTGAAGGCGCTCGACAAGCCGCGCGCGTTTCCGCTGTCCTATTTCGTGGCGCGTTCCTTCGTCGCCGAGCGCCTCGCGCTGGTCGGCGATTCCGCGCACGTCATTCATCCGATCGCGGGGCAAGGCCTCAACATGGGGCTGAAGGATGTCGCCGCCTTGGCCGAGGTCGTGGTCGATGCCGCGCGGCTCGGCATGGATCTCGGCGGCGCCGACGTGCTCGATCGCTATCAGCGCTGGCGTCGCTTCGATACCATGGCCATGGGCGTTGCCACCAACTCGCTGAACTTCCTGTTCTCGAATCAGTCGACGCTCTTGCGCACCGTCCGCGACATCGGCCTCGGCATCGTCGATCGCACCCCGCCGCTGAAGAATCTCTTCATCCGCCAGGCGGCGGGTCTGACCGGAGAGATCCCGAAGCTGTTGAAGGGTGAGGCGTTGTAG
- a CDS encoding Trm112 family protein, whose protein sequence is MNASTERPENSVDPKLLEILVCPLTKGPLEFDAGRQELISRSAKLAYPIRDGIPIMLPEEARKID, encoded by the coding sequence ATGAACGCGTCCACCGAACGCCCCGAAAACAGCGTCGATCCGAAACTGCTGGAGATCCTGGTCTGCCCGCTGACCAAGGGCCCGCTGGAATTCGACGCAGGCAGGCAGGAGCTGATCTCGCGCTCTGCAAAACTCGCTTATCCGATCCGCGACGGCATCCCGATCATGCTGCCGGAAGAAGCGAGGAAGATCGACTGA
- a CDS encoding TetR/AcrR family transcriptional regulator: protein MTEQLTADDWISQGIKALSKSGFTALKADPLARAMGVSRGSFYWHFADLGAFHAAVLKRWREIAAEEIIARVEADSDEQLKALLRRTFGARLDLERAVRNWAAFDAAAQAAVRAIDRRRLDYIGALLEKRGLDAATAQARAQILYWTFLGFALSAVPVPAARLQGLLDEIRKMVSG, encoded by the coding sequence ATGACCGAACAGCTCACCGCGGACGACTGGATCAGCCAGGGCATCAAGGCGCTCAGCAAAAGCGGCTTTACCGCGCTGAAGGCCGATCCATTGGCAAGGGCCATGGGCGTCTCGCGTGGCAGCTTCTACTGGCATTTTGCCGATCTCGGCGCGTTCCACGCGGCCGTGCTGAAACGCTGGCGCGAGATCGCGGCCGAGGAGATCATCGCACGCGTCGAGGCCGACAGCGACGAACAGCTGAAAGCGCTGTTGCGCCGGACCTTCGGCGCCCGGCTTGATCTCGAGCGCGCGGTGCGCAACTGGGCCGCATTCGACGCGGCGGCGCAGGCGGCCGTCCGCGCCATCGACCGCCGCAGGCTCGACTATATCGGGGCGTTGCTGGAGAAGCGGGGGCTCGACGCTGCGACGGCGCAGGCGCGGGCGCAGATCCTGTACTGGACGTTTCTCGGCTTCGCGCTGTCGGCGGTGCCGGTACCGGCCGCACGGCTGCAGGGTCTGCTGGACGAGATCCGGAAGATGGTCTCGGGCTGA
- a CDS encoding crotonase/enoyl-CoA hydratase family protein: MEDCVQLTIVDGVAHVRLNRPDKMNALDPAMFEALIAAGTKLGARRDVRAVILSGEGRAFCAGLDLDRLLATTRGESLIPSVDLMQRSHDMANYAQHLVWLWRELPVPVIAAVHGVAFGGGFQLALGADLRYLAPATKLGVIEAKWGLVPDMAGTLLMRHLAREDVVRELTYTGRVFSASEALAYGFATGVADDPLAAAQSIAHQIASRSPDAVRAAKRLLNLAATSDVATGLAAETAEQAALLGTPNHIEAVSSNLENRAPRWSRA; encoded by the coding sequence ATGGAAGATTGTGTTCAGTTGACCATCGTAGACGGCGTGGCCCATGTCCGTCTCAATCGGCCTGACAAGATGAATGCCCTCGACCCCGCCATGTTCGAGGCACTCATCGCCGCCGGCACAAAACTCGGTGCGCGCAGGGATGTCCGCGCCGTCATTCTCTCCGGAGAAGGACGGGCGTTCTGCGCCGGCCTCGATCTGGATCGCCTTCTTGCGACGACGCGAGGCGAATCGCTGATCCCGTCCGTCGACCTCATGCAGCGAAGCCACGACATGGCGAACTATGCGCAGCACCTGGTCTGGCTGTGGCGCGAGCTGCCGGTGCCCGTCATTGCCGCGGTCCATGGCGTCGCCTTCGGTGGTGGCTTCCAGCTCGCGCTCGGTGCGGACCTTCGCTATCTGGCGCCGGCGACGAAGCTTGGCGTCATCGAGGCCAAATGGGGCTTGGTGCCCGACATGGCCGGCACGTTGTTGATGCGCCACCTTGCGCGCGAGGATGTCGTGCGCGAGCTGACCTATACCGGCCGCGTGTTCTCGGCCAGCGAAGCGCTGGCCTACGGCTTCGCGACGGGAGTGGCCGACGATCCACTGGCGGCGGCGCAGTCGATCGCCCACCAGATCGCCAGCCGCAGCCCGGATGCCGTTCGCGCTGCCAAGCGTCTGCTCAATCTCGCCGCGACCTCCGACGTCGCCACGGGTCTTGCCGCCGAGACCGCCGAGCAGGCCGCACTGCTTGGCACCCCCAATCATATCGAGGCCGTGAGCAGCAATCTGGAGAACCGCGCACCGCGATGGAGCCGGGCATGA
- a CDS encoding SDR family oxidoreductase, whose protein sequence is MTLTLVTGGTGHLGRDIVDRLVGDGHHVRLLARSPGARPDVEWAVGDLATGVGLSDALQDVDTVINAATYSPIARRGGVRPVDFFRSPSAVDVEGTERLLSLCQRQSIRHFLHVSIVGLDDATLPYARVKLAGERLVRASALSWSVVRAMPFYYLLDKMITSFAWLPLWPMPTTSFNPVDTSDVADHIVACAFDGIFGERTEIGGPQDISIAELGGQYRDARGLHRKILPVPMSEAKARGMGFVISRGARGRLTWADWLQHRYSVTHQAA, encoded by the coding sequence ATGACGCTGACACTCGTTACCGGAGGCACCGGTCATCTCGGTCGCGACATCGTCGATCGTCTCGTCGGCGACGGCCATCACGTCCGGCTGCTTGCGAGGTCTCCAGGCGCGCGCCCGGATGTCGAATGGGCCGTTGGCGATCTTGCCACAGGCGTAGGCCTGAGCGACGCCTTGCAGGATGTCGACACGGTCATCAACGCCGCGACGTATTCGCCGATCGCGCGGCGCGGCGGCGTTCGGCCAGTCGATTTCTTCAGGTCGCCTTCGGCGGTGGATGTCGAGGGAACGGAGCGCTTGCTGTCGCTCTGCCAGCGGCAATCCATCCGGCACTTTCTGCACGTGTCGATCGTCGGTCTCGATGATGCGACATTGCCCTATGCTCGCGTCAAGCTCGCCGGGGAAAGGCTGGTTCGTGCCTCCGCACTGTCCTGGTCCGTCGTTCGCGCAATGCCGTTCTATTATCTGCTCGACAAGATGATTACGAGCTTCGCCTGGCTTCCGCTGTGGCCGATGCCGACGACGTCCTTCAATCCCGTCGATACCAGCGATGTCGCCGATCACATCGTGGCCTGCGCCTTCGACGGGATATTCGGCGAGCGCACCGAGATTGGAGGTCCCCAAGACATTAGCATCGCCGAGCTTGGCGGCCAGTATCGGGATGCGCGAGGGCTGCACCGAAAAATCCTTCCGGTGCCGATGTCCGAGGCAAAAGCGCGCGGCATGGGCTTTGTCATCAGCCGAGGCGCACGTGGACGCCTTACGTGGGCGGACTGGCTGCAACACCGATATTCCGTCACACACCAAGCGGCTTAG
- a CDS encoding PepSY domain-containing protein has product MSVIRVLAIALIVGTGIGSTAMADGFRDCTKLDKPSWKPASDAEAKAKAAGYEVRRSKIEGSCYEVYGVKGGKLFELFYSPEDLSLKHTIAK; this is encoded by the coding sequence GTGAGTGTCATTCGTGTTCTTGCCATCGCGCTGATCGTCGGGACCGGCATCGGATCGACGGCGATGGCCGACGGCTTCAGGGACTGCACCAAGCTCGACAAGCCGTCGTGGAAGCCGGCGAGCGATGCCGAAGCCAAGGCGAAAGCCGCGGGTTATGAGGTGCGTCGCTCCAAGATCGAAGGCTCCTGCTATGAAGTCTATGGCGTCAAGGGCGGCAAGCTGTTCGAGCTGTTCTACAGCCCCGAAGATCTCAGCCTGAAACACACGATCGCCAAGTAA
- a CDS encoding cytochrome b/b6 domain-containing protein has product MNDKAVSDARGVSDRRLAHRTISVWDLPLRLWHWTLAACVLAAWFTPTVYDSLHRIVGYTVIALLVFRLAWGFCGSRYSRFRMTGVRLRAAPSYLRNLGRGITGRYIGLNPAGTLMLVALLLLLAVSAITGALSVTVAFFGVWWIEDTHAVASDAVMILIVLHVAGVVLMSWLQRENLLRSMITGRKRIRGRS; this is encoded by the coding sequence TTGAACGACAAAGCGGTATCAGACGCGCGCGGGGTGTCCGACAGACGTCTCGCTCATCGGACCATCTCAGTCTGGGATCTTCCGCTGCGCCTCTGGCACTGGACCCTCGCGGCGTGCGTCCTGGCCGCGTGGTTCACGCCGACTGTCTACGACAGTCTTCACCGCATCGTCGGTTATACCGTCATTGCGCTGCTCGTCTTTCGCCTGGCCTGGGGCTTTTGCGGCAGCCGCTATTCGCGCTTTCGCATGACCGGTGTCAGGCTGCGCGCTGCGCCCTCCTATCTCCGGAATCTGGGCCGCGGCATTACCGGCCGCTATATCGGACTCAATCCCGCGGGCACGTTGATGCTGGTGGCGCTGCTGCTGTTACTCGCCGTCTCGGCGATCACGGGCGCGCTGTCGGTGACGGTCGCCTTCTTCGGCGTCTGGTGGATCGAGGACACGCACGCCGTCGCGTCGGACGCGGTCATGATCCTGATCGTGCTCCACGTTGCAGGCGTGGTGCTGATGAGCTGGCTTCAGCGCGAGAACCTGCTCCGCTCCATGATCACCGGCCGCAAGCGGATCCGTGGTCGGTCGTAG
- a CDS encoding LON peptidase substrate-binding domain-containing protein, with product MPINIEYRGPADLPEIIPVFPLPGALLLPRGQMPLNIFEPRYLAMVDDSFRDGHRLIGMIQPDVAHSPKNSDKPALFSVGCVGRITQLAESGDGRYILELTGVARFKVIEELDVLTAYRQCKVDFFAFADDFKARLGEEAVNREALLVALADFLKANNLKVDWEGVESAPNEALVNALAMMSPYGPAEKQAMLEAPDLKTRAEILIAVTEMDLAKKRTSGDPPLQ from the coding sequence ATGCCGATCAACATCGAATATCGCGGCCCCGCCGACCTTCCGGAAATCATTCCGGTGTTTCCGCTGCCGGGCGCGCTGCTGCTGCCGCGCGGCCAGATGCCGCTCAACATCTTCGAGCCGCGTTATCTGGCGATGGTCGACGACAGCTTCCGCGACGGGCACCGCCTGATCGGCATGATCCAGCCCGACGTGGCGCATTCGCCGAAAAATTCCGACAAGCCGGCGCTGTTCAGCGTCGGCTGCGTCGGCCGCATCACCCAGCTCGCCGAATCCGGCGACGGCCGCTACATCCTCGAGCTGACGGGCGTTGCCCGCTTCAAGGTGATCGAGGAGCTCGACGTCCTGACCGCCTACCGGCAGTGCAAGGTCGATTTCTTCGCCTTCGCCGACGATTTCAAGGCGCGCCTCGGCGAGGAGGCAGTCAACCGCGAGGCGCTGTTGGTGGCGCTGGCGGATTTTCTGAAAGCCAACAATCTCAAGGTCGACTGGGAGGGCGTCGAGAGCGCACCCAACGAGGCCCTGGTCAATGCGCTGGCGATGATGTCGCCCTATGGCCCCGCAGAGAAGCAGGCGATGCTGGAAGCGCCCGACCTGAAGACCCGTGCCGAGATCCTGATCGCGGTGACCGAGATGGACCTCGCCAAGAAACGCACCAGCGGCGACCCGCCGTTGCAGTGA
- the trxA gene encoding thioredoxin — protein MTIIDQGNGAGPAAADLIKDTTTQTFVKDVIEESKRQPVLIDFWAEWCGPCKQLTPVLEKAVKAAKGKVKLVKMNIDQHPAIPGQMGIQSIPAVIAFVNGQPADGFMGAVPESQVNAFIEKLTKGVTAPGEPNIAEILQEAEAVLAEGDTAAAAQIYAEVLQYDSTNIPALAGLAKCYAISGAMEQAKQTLAMVPESKRNDPLVKAVQTAIDLAEQAEQLGPIAELEQKVAANPLDHQARFDLATALNAKGDRAAATEQLLAIVKRDRKWNDDGARKQLVQFFEAWGGADEATVEGRKRLSTILFS, from the coding sequence GTGACGATCATCGACCAGGGTAACGGAGCGGGCCCGGCTGCGGCCGATCTGATCAAGGACACCACCACCCAGACCTTCGTGAAGGACGTCATCGAGGAATCGAAGCGCCAGCCGGTGCTGATCGACTTCTGGGCGGAATGGTGCGGCCCCTGCAAGCAGCTCACCCCCGTGCTGGAAAAGGCGGTCAAGGCGGCCAAGGGCAAGGTCAAGCTGGTCAAGATGAACATCGACCAGCATCCGGCGATCCCGGGCCAGATGGGCATCCAGTCGATCCCAGCCGTGATCGCCTTCGTCAACGGCCAGCCCGCGGACGGCTTCATGGGCGCGGTGCCTGAGAGCCAGGTCAACGCCTTCATCGAGAAGCTGACCAAGGGCGTCACTGCGCCGGGCGAGCCCAACATCGCCGAGATCCTGCAGGAGGCGGAGGCCGTTCTCGCCGAGGGCGACACTGCGGCCGCCGCACAGATCTACGCCGAAGTGCTGCAGTATGATTCGACCAATATCCCCGCGCTTGCAGGCCTTGCCAAATGCTATGCCATTTCGGGCGCGATGGAGCAGGCCAAGCAGACGCTGGCCATGGTGCCGGAATCCAAGCGCAACGATCCCCTAGTGAAGGCGGTGCAGACGGCGATCGATCTCGCCGAACAGGCGGAGCAGCTCGGGCCGATCGCTGAACTGGAACAGAAAGTCGCCGCAAACCCGCTCGATCATCAGGCCCGCTTCGACCTTGCCACCGCGCTGAACGCAAAGGGCGACCGGGCCGCCGCCACCGAGCAGCTGCTCGCGATCGTCAAGCGCGATCGCAAGTGGAACGACGACGGCGCCCGCAAGCAGCTTGTGCAGTTCTTCGAGGCCTGGGGCGGTGCGGACGAGGCCACCGTCGAGGGACGCAAGCGCTTGTCGACGATCCTGTTTTCGTAA
- a CDS encoding Fic/DOC family protein produces MTFDPFGDFATRGYLRNVAKAKDPAIVHRLLHNSFLTGIDAALEHLKARPSLGYTDVLQTHKTLFEGVFPWAGEDRLANASHIFVKKDSVIFAHPNDIRKAIDYALERGQDKAFMVEKPGEVMGYLAYGHPFLDGNGRTIMLIHAELARRAGIGIAWVATDKDKYLAALTEELEEPGKGKLDAYLKPFIRKGSEKNTADAIKAAPGLDGGNADTVAGETNNPTLKAQYEAQEVKRKGEQGAGQNE; encoded by the coding sequence GTGACGTTTGATCCGTTCGGGGATTTTGCGACGCGCGGCTATTTGCGCAACGTCGCAAAAGCCAAGGATCCCGCGATCGTTCATCGCCTCCTGCACAATTCTTTCCTGACCGGCATCGACGCGGCATTGGAACACCTCAAGGCGCGGCCTTCCTTAGGCTACACCGACGTCCTGCAAACGCACAAAACGCTTTTCGAAGGTGTGTTCCCGTGGGCTGGAGAGGATCGCCTCGCGAACGCATCCCATATCTTCGTGAAGAAGGATTCCGTGATCTTCGCCCACCCCAATGACATTCGCAAAGCGATCGACTACGCGCTGGAAAGGGGACAAGACAAGGCGTTCATGGTCGAGAAGCCCGGCGAGGTCATGGGTTATCTCGCTTACGGTCATCCGTTCCTCGACGGCAATGGCCGTACCATCATGCTGATCCATGCGGAGCTCGCGCGCCGCGCCGGCATCGGCATCGCCTGGGTCGCGACGGATAAGGACAAATACCTCGCTGCTTTGACGGAGGAGCTCGAAGAACCGGGCAAGGGCAAGCTGGATGCTTATCTGAAGCCGTTCATCCGCAAGGGCTCGGAGAAAAACACCGCCGATGCGATCAAGGCCGCGCCGGGGCTGGACGGCGGCAATGCGGACACGGTCGCGGGCGAGACGAACAATCCCACGCTCAAGGCGCAATACGAAGCTCAAGAGGTCAAGCGTAAGGGCGAGCAAGGTGCTGGGCAAAACGAATAA
- a CDS encoding NAD-dependent epimerase/dehydratase family protein: MTILVTGSAGHLGEAILRTLRRRGSPARGLDLKASPFTDAVGSIVDHTFVRAQMDGVTAVIHTATLHKPHVATHSKQAFVDTNVTGTLNLLEAALAAGVKSFVFTSTTSAFGAQLRPEAGQAAVWVTEELASVPKNIYGATKLMAENLCELFFRERGLPVVILRTSRFFPEDDDDAATRSAYSLDNAQANELLYRRLDIADAVSAHLLAVARAGEIGFGRYIVSATSPFAQHHLAALARDATAVVCELYPDCAQLYATRGWRLFPEIDRVYVNERARRELGWHPEFDFDDVLRSLRAGLDFRSALAREVGSKGYHDAQFDDGPYPVAT; encoded by the coding sequence ATGACAATCCTGGTCACCGGCAGCGCCGGCCACCTCGGAGAGGCCATTCTCCGGACGCTCCGGCGCCGCGGGTCGCCGGCGCGCGGGCTAGATCTGAAGGCGTCGCCCTTCACCGATGCCGTTGGCTCGATCGTCGATCACACCTTCGTCCGGGCGCAGATGGACGGCGTCACCGCCGTGATCCACACGGCGACGCTGCACAAGCCGCATGTGGCGACCCATTCCAAGCAGGCGTTTGTCGACACCAACGTCACCGGGACACTCAATCTGCTCGAGGCGGCCCTGGCGGCCGGCGTGAAGAGTTTTGTCTTCACCAGCACCACCAGCGCGTTCGGCGCGCAGCTCCGGCCCGAGGCCGGGCAGGCGGCGGTGTGGGTGACCGAAGAGCTGGCGTCGGTGCCGAAGAACATCTACGGCGCGACAAAGCTGATGGCGGAAAATCTGTGCGAGCTGTTCTTTCGCGAGAGGGGCCTGCCGGTCGTCATCTTGCGGACCTCGCGGTTTTTTCCGGAGGACGACGATGATGCCGCAACGCGCTCGGCCTATTCGTTGGACAACGCGCAGGCCAACGAGCTGCTCTATCGACGGCTGGATATAGCCGACGCGGTGAGCGCCCATCTGCTCGCCGTCGCGCGCGCGGGCGAGATCGGTTTCGGCCGCTACATCGTCTCCGCGACCAGTCCGTTCGCGCAGCATCACCTCGCGGCGCTCGCCCGTGACGCCACCGCTGTCGTGTGCGAGCTCTATCCGGATTGCGCACAGCTCTATGCTACGCGTGGCTGGCGGCTCTTCCCCGAGATCGACCGCGTCTATGTCAACGAGCGCGCGCGGCGCGAGCTCGGATGGCACCCGGAATTCGATTTCGATGATGTGCTGCGCAGCCTGCGTGCAGGCCTCGATTTTCGCAGCGCCCTGGCGCGCGAGGTGGGATCGAAGGGCTATCACGATGCGCAATTTGATGACGGGCCGTATCCCGTCGCCACGTAA